Within Agarivorans litoreus, the genomic segment AGAGGCATCGAGTGTGGTGAAAACCAAGCTTGATAAACAAACCGCTGAGTTGAGTAGCGTGGCAACTGCCGTGACTGAAATGGAATCTGCGATTAAAGAGGTGGCTTCAAACACCGAAAGCAGCCGCGAGTTGTCTATGTCCGTTGAAAACAATATTGATCAAGGCCAGCAAGTCATGAATCAAAACATCGAGATGATAGATAGTTTGGATGATGCGCTGCAAAGCACTTCTGGCCAAGTGGATAAGCTAGCAGATGCCAGTAAACAAATTGGATCAATTATTGAGGTGATCGACGGAATTGCTGAGAAAACTAACCTGCTCGCACTCAATGCGGCCATTGAGGCTGCGCGAGCCGGTGAGCAAGGCAGAGGGTTTGCGGTAGTGGCCGACGAAGTGCGTAGTTTAGCCAGTCAAACCACTAAAAGCACTGAGTCAGTGCGGGCAATGATTACGACATTGCAACGCGAATCAACTCAGGTATTTGACGCAATGGCTGCTAGTCGTGAGCAAATGAGTCAGTCAAAAGAGTTAGCCGAGAAATCACGTGAAGCGATCATGACCATTCGTTCCGATATGAGCCAAATGCGTGAAATGACCGACCAAATTAGTGTTGCCGCGCAAGAGCAGCATCATGTGGCCAGCGAAGTTACCCGTAACGTCAATGTGATTGCCGAAGTGGCTGAGGATAATTTCGAGCAAATAGAGCGAGTTGCTCAATCGAGTGAAGCCCTACAGCAACAGGTAAATGACATAGAAACTATGTTAAAACGCTTTATATTGAAGTAAATTAAAGAGCCTTTTGGCTCGGTCTTTTGCGAGTGACTCGCTGAGGTTAGTTTATGTTCAATTTATCGCGTTTGTTGAGTCCTAAAACTCAACAGCTGGCAGCTCTAGATTTAGGCAGCAATAGTTTTCATCTAATTATTGCTGACTGGGAAGACGGCGAACTTAAAGTTCGCGATAAAGTGAAAGAAATGGTGCGTTTAGGTTGGGGTCTGCAAGATGACGGCAGCCTCGACGCTGCAGCTTGGAACCGTGCCCAAGAATGTTTAGACCGTTTTGGTGAGCGCCTTCGTGAATTTAAACCTGGCAGTGTTAGAGTGGTTGGCACCAAAACCCTGCGTAGCATCATTGACTCCAATGTATTCTTGCAAGCTGCTGAGCAACGCCTTGGCCACCCTGTTGAAGTTATTTCCGGTGAAGAAGAGGCGCGTTTAATCTATTTAGGTGTGGCACATTACATGGCACCTACCAATGGCCCGCGCATGGTCATTGACATCGGCGGCGGTAGTACCGAAGTCACTTTAGGTGAAGGCATGGAACTAAAGCTCAAAGAAAGCTTAGATATGGGCTGTGTATCTATCACCAAGCGTTTCTTTAAAAGTGGTCGAGTCACTAAAAACCGTTTACTTAAAGCCGGTGTCTATTGTTCACAACAGCTGCTGCCAGTGGCTGATGATTTCTTAGAGCACACCTGGAATGAGTGCTTAGGTGCTTCAGGCACCATTAAAGCAGTGGCTAAAGTGTGTTCAGAGAACCAATTTTGTGATGGTGAAATTCAGCTCAAGGGTTTAGATGCCATTATTGAATGCTACCTTGAAGCAGGCGAATGCAATTTACCCTTAAAAGGGCTGTCACTAGAGCGTCAGCCAGTATTCTTGGGTGGCGTAGTCGTTCTACGGGCTCTATTTCAAGCGTTAAATATTGATACTATGCATGCGGCAGAATCGGCCTTGCGTGAAGGTTTGCTGTATGAGTTAAAAGGCCGTTTAGAACACAGTGATATTCGCCCTGCTAGTGTGCAAAAGCTAGCTGAGCGTTACCATGTAGACGCTCAGTTTAGTGGTCGGGTAGACAGTACTTGCCAGCTATTGTTAAACCAA encodes:
- a CDS encoding Ppx/GppA phosphatase family protein — protein: MFNLSRLLSPKTQQLAALDLGSNSFHLIIADWEDGELKVRDKVKEMVRLGWGLQDDGSLDAAAWNRAQECLDRFGERLREFKPGSVRVVGTKTLRSIIDSNVFLQAAEQRLGHPVEVISGEEEARLIYLGVAHYMAPTNGPRMVIDIGGGSTEVTLGEGMELKLKESLDMGCVSITKRFFKSGRVTKNRLLKAGVYCSQQLLPVADDFLEHTWNECLGASGTIKAVAKVCSENQFCDGEIQLKGLDAIIECYLEAGECNLPLKGLSLERQPVFLGGVVVLRALFQALNIDTMHAAESALREGLLYELKGRLEHSDIRPASVQKLAERYHVDAQFSGRVDSTCQLLLNQVAETWSLDEVETAKLLNWASQLFLVGLDVAHSDYHKHGAYIVEHVDLAGFSRLEQQQLAALVLAHRKRIPVKQFPMENVDLLKACLIIRLSVIFNRGKRRQTLPELQFRAAGQQMSLLLEQAWLQNNPLTRADLENEQQYLSQIDYKLDIIEL